The Terriglobales bacterium genome includes a region encoding these proteins:
- a CDS encoding putative toxin-antitoxin system toxin component, PIN family, with protein MSKIRRVVLDTSVIVAALRSRLGASNRLLRMVANREIIALATPALFLEYEDLLKRAEHRLVHGLSLVEVDELLAELASLIEPVETHFQWRPQLRDPSDEMVLEAAVNGLADALITFNVSDFAAAGERFGIPILTPADLLTRVTR; from the coding sequence ATGTCTAAGATTCGGCGAGTGGTTCTGGACACTTCAGTGATTGTTGCTGCTTTGCGCAGCCGACTGGGAGCGTCCAACCGCCTTCTTCGGATGGTTGCGAATCGCGAGATTATCGCACTCGCAACACCTGCGCTCTTTTTGGAATATGAGGATCTGTTGAAGCGGGCAGAGCATCGGCTGGTGCATGGACTCAGCTTAGTTGAAGTCGATGAGTTGCTCGCCGAGCTAGCGTCGCTGATCGAGCCAGTGGAGACGCATTTTCAATGGCGGCCTCAACTCCGCGATCCAAGCGATGAGATGGTGTTAGAAGCCGCCGTGAATGGTCTCGCGGACGCATTGATCACTTTCAACGTCTCTGATTTTGCAGCGGCCGGGGAGCGCTTCGGAATTCCGATTCTAACTCCCGCTGATCTGTTAACACGAGTAACGCGATGA